The following are encoded together in the Pempheris klunzingeri isolate RE-2024b chromosome 24, fPemKlu1.hap1, whole genome shotgun sequence genome:
- the LOC139223419 gene encoding adenosine receptor A1-like produces the protein MNVTPGSCTAEMPYGYQPCFKGIYIASELIIAVLAIIGNFLVCLAFTRNKKLRTVTNYFLVSLAVGDILVGLVAIPCAVLTDLGQPRHDLPLCLVLLSMLMVLTQSSTLSMLAVAVERYMAILLPFQYQRVMSPRNARLALLATWGLGAISGTVPLMDWQKQSADSDYCIFTCVVDMTYLVYFNFFCCLLVPLVAMFIIYGHIFLTIRRQLRRIAVVRRSAENRGAAATGSTGTEETGSSTSGGTTGSGADLRTGKGTRRLTGCKAEVRAGEEAEHSVGSLIETETTAVFTKPWLRITSAGSTSSSSAPADSRPGESRQAKSNSRTCQELRKAVSLFLVLFFFMLCWMPIHLINCVLLLCPQCEVPMTVTLAAILLSHASSALNPILYAYRMRSFRLTLIGMWRGMWSVRPQHQQSSSGAADRRS, from the exons ATGAACGTGACTCCTGGCAGCTGTACGGCAGAGATGCCGTACGGATACCAACCCTGTTTCAAAGGAATTTACATCGCCAGTGAGCTCATTATCGCCGTGCTGGCCATCATAGGCAACTTCCTGGTTTGTCTGGCATTCACTCGCAACAAGAAACTTCGCACAGTCACCAACTACTTCCTG gtgtCGTTGGCAGTGGGGGACATCCTGGTGGGCTTGGTGGCCATTCCCTGTGCAGTGCTAACAGACCTGGGTCAGCCTCGCCACGACCTGCCACTCTGCCTGGTGCTGCTCAGCATGCTGATGGTGCTCACACAG AGCTCCACCCTGAGCATGTTGGCAGTAGCAGTGGAGCGCTACATGGCCATCCTTCTGCCCTTCCAGTACCAGCGTGTCATGAGCCCCAGGAACGCCCGGCTGGCCCTGCTCGCCACCTGGGGCCTGGGAGCCATCTCCGGCACCGTGCCACTCATGGACTGGCAAAAGCAATCAGCAGACTCAGA CTACTGTATCTTCACGTGTGTGGTGGACATGACCTACCTGGTCTACTTCAACTTCTTCTGCTGCCTGCTGGTGCCGCTGGTGGCCATGTTCATCATCTACGGCCACATCTTCCTCACCATCCGCCGCCAGCTTCGACGCATCGCCGTGGTCAGGAGAAGCGCCGAGAACAGGGGGGCTGCCGCTACTGGGAGCACTGGGACGGAGGAGACTGGGAGCTCAACTTCTGGGGGgacaacaggaagtggagcagaCTTGAGGACAGGAAAAGGAACTAGGCGTTTGACAGGATGTAAGGCCGAGGTGAGGGCTGGGGAAGAAGCAGAGCATAGCGTTGGGTCTCTCATTGAAACTGAGACCACGGCTGTCTTTACAAAGCCATGGCTCAGGATCACCTCAGCTGGGTCTACCAGCTCCAGCTCCGCTCCTGCCGACTCCCGTCCTGGAGAGTCCAGACAGGCCAAATCTAACAGCCGCACCTGCCAGGAGCTGCGTAAGGCCGTCTCCCTCTTCCTGgtcctgtttttcttcatgcTGTGCTGGATGCCCATCCACCTCATTAACTGcgtcctgctgctctgcccaCAGTGCGAGGTGCCCATGACGGTCACGCTCGCAGCCATTTTGCTTTCCCACGCCAGCTCGGCCCTCAACCCGATCCTGTACGCGTACAGGATGAGGTCGTTCCGACTCACTCTGATAGGAATGTGGAGAGGAATGTGGAGCGTTAGGCCACAACACCAGCAGAGCAGCTCTGGGGCGGCGGACAGACGCAGttag